The sequence CAGCTTGGCCGACCCGTCCACGAGCTGATCGGCTCCGTCCTTCAGCGTGCTCACCGCGCCGCGAATGTCCTTGAAGCCCTGCTGCACGTCGACCAGTGCTCGCTGCACCTTATCCCAGCGGGTGCTGCCCAGCTTGGCATTCAGGCTGGTCACGACCTTCTCGGCCACCGACGACCCGACCCTGCTGGCGAAATAGCTGGTGCCCTCACCGCTGTACAGGTGCAGCAGGCCGTGTTCGCTGCTGTTTCCGGCAATTGCCTTCTGGCTGAAATCGGCGGGAATACTGAGCGCGAAATACACCTCTCCCCGGCGCACGGCCTGCTGCGCCGCCGCCTCGCTGGGATAGGAAACGAATTTCACCGGGGGGTCTTCACGCAAGGTCTTCACCAGATCGGCCCCGACGGTATAGCGCTGCCCCTGGTAGCTGGTTCCGGCGTCGGCGTTGACCAGTGCCACCGGCAGCCGCGTCAGATTGCCGTAGGGGTCCCAGACGCTCGCCAGATAGATCGCCACATAGATGACCGGAATGAACAGGATGGCAATGGCCGCCGCCCACATCAGCGGGCTGCGCCAGATCCGGCGTTCGCTGGGCGTGAGGGCACGGAGGTCATTCAGTAGGCCAGCACGGGCAGGAAGTTCGGGCGTCTGAGGATCGGGCGTGGGTGGAATGGGCGTCTGGGTCATAGGGGCCTCGGCGGGGAAAGGATGTCACTGCACTACCGGCGTTCTCTCGCCAGTGTGAACTCTTACTGACACACTGTCAAGTAACGCCCCTGTCAGGTGACAATGTGTCAGAAGTGGAGTAGACTGCCGTCATGACAGCTGTAGAACACCGCAAACGCCTGGCGGCAGCCGACCGACGCCAGCAGATCCTCGACGCCTCGGCGGATCTGTTCGTGTCACGCGGCTTCGAGGCGGTCAGCATGGCCGATATCGCCCAGGTCCTTCAGGTCTCGCGGCCCACGGTCTACAGCTACTTCACGTCGCCTGAAGCCGTGCTGGACAGCCTGATGACCGAGCGCCTGCACCTGCTCTGGACCCGGCTGGAAGTACAGATCGTGGCATTGATGCCCGGCAGGAGCGGCACGCCGCCGCCACCGCAGATGTATGCCGCGCTGTTTCATTTCCTGCTGGATGAGCGTCAGACGCTGGAACTGCTGCACTGCGGCGGCGGCCCAGGGTTTCAGGCCCGGCGACTGGCCTTCCTGGGAGAGCTGGCACGGCGGCTGGAAGTGCTGCGCCCCAGCATTCTGCGCTTTCCACACCTGCCCATGCTCCTGACGCACCTGCTCGACAGCGTGGCCTTCAGTGCGGTACGCCTGCCCCCGGAACACGCCGAGGAACTGGCACAGACCCTCGACGCCTTCGTGCGGGGCGGCGTCACCGGGCTGCCAGGACACGACTCGCCTGAAGACGGTTCCACCGAAACCGGATAACTTCTGGCGTCAGGACTGCGCTGAACGGTGTGGAGCACACCTGCTGACTTCTGGCTGACGGTATACCCACCTTTTACCCGCCGCCCGCATCCTCGGCGTCATGGCCCGGCTCCTGAACACCTCGCTGACACGGTTTCGCCCCGCTGCACTGCTGCGGCTGCTGCTGGGCATCCTGCTGCCCCTGCTGGTCGTCGGAGCGCTGGCGGAAGACGTGCTGGAACCACAGCGCCGCCTGCTGGAGTCGCCCACCTTGCTGTGGATTCACGCGCACAGCAGCGCCGCGCTCGATCATCTGGCGGTCGTGCTGGCGACAGTCGGCGGTGCCGCAGTCATCGCACCGCTCAGCGCCCTGATCGCGGCGCTGCTGTGGTGGCGCTGGCGGCAGGCGACGCCGTTTTTCGTGGTGGCGGTGCTGGGGGCCGCCCTGCTGAACGGTCTGATGAAAGTCGCGTTTCACAGCCCACGCCCCGAGCTGTGGCCCCGGCTGGTGCAGGAGAGCGGCGCGTCGTTTCCCAGCGGGCACAGCATGTACAGCGCGGCCTTCGTGCTGGCGGTCACGCTGCTGCTGTGGCGCACTCCGCTGCGCTGGCCCGCACTGGTGCTGGGCGTGCTGTTTTCCCTGCTGGTGGGCTACTCGCGGCTGGTGCTGGGCGTCCATTACCCCACCGATGTACTGGCAGGCTGGCTGACTGGCACCGCCTGGGTGCTGGGCACCTACAGCCTGCTGCACCCCTTCGGACGCTCGCTGTGGAGGGTCAGGACGTGACGGCGCAGACGAGCATGGTCGCCCCGCTGCTGAAATTGGACATATCGGCGGCTGCCGCCTGCCCCTGTGGGCCGCCCATGCCCGCCTGAAGGCTCTCGATATCCGCGAAATACAGTTCGGTCATCAGGTAATACGGAGGCGTGCTGCCGTCGGGCGTGGCGACGACGTGGGCCACCTCCACCCGCAGCAGGCCCGGAAGCTCGTGGACCAGCGGCAGGTGAACGGCGCTGTAGTGGGCATCGAAAGCGGCAGTGTCGGCAGGAAGTGGATACAGCACCGTGAGTTTGTACATGCAGTCATTGTGCTCTGTTTCAGCTCTTCCCTATGTCGGCTCGCGTCGGCGTCAGTTCCAGCGCAGGTTCGAGCGCGTCTGCCAGTAGGTTTGCGGCGATTCGGCAGCCTGAGCGAGCAGGGCCGTTTCGGTACCGCCCAGCTGAACCTGCTCGGCGCTCAGGTTGCTGTGCAGGTGGGCGGGTGTCGTCGCGCCGCTCAGCACCACATCGGCAAAGGGCTGCACCAGCACGAAGGCCAGCGCCAGTGCATCGGGGGTCAGGGCACGCTGCTGGCTCAGATCGGTCAGCTCGGCAGGCAGCGAAGCGGCCCTGGCGGTCAGGCGTCCGTTGGCGAGTGCCTCCTTGACGTACACCGACCAGCCAGCCGCGTGGGCAGCCCGCAGCATCGGCCCGGCGCTCTGTTCCAGCAGGTTGTAGGTCGCCTGCACCGCCCCGAACACCGGCTGACCGTCCACCGTCAGCATCAGCGCCCGCTCGATCACCTCGGCCTGATGCGGCCCGCTGACCGACAGACCCGGCATAATCCCCAGGTCGCGCAGCCGAACAAGCCGTTCGAGCGTGGCGGCATCGGTCAGGAGCGGGCTCTCCGGCGTCACGGAATGCACCAGATACAACCGGAGCCACGCGCCCAGCAGCGCCTTCGACTCGGGCCACTGCCGCTCGAAGGCAGCCAGAGAATGATCTTTGACCTCGTGCTGGGCAGCCTGCACCTGCCACTGGGCGGTGTAGGTATAGCCCCACTTGGAACTGACCACTACATCCGACCTGCCGACCCCGCGTGCCGTGAGCCACAGCGCCAGAAACGTCTCGGCCAGACCGTAGGAGCGGGCCGCGTCAAAGTGGCGAATCCCACCGGCATGGGCCGCGTCGAGCACCTCGAAGGCTCTGGACTGCATCACCTGCGGATCGTAGTCGCGTTCCAGATCGGAAGCGTGCCCCAGATTGATGTATCCGGGGCGGCCCAGCGCGGCCAGTCCGAGGCCCAGACGCGGTGACCGGGTGACTTCTTCAGGACGCTCAGGCATACAGGTGTCATACCACAGCCAGTGCGGAGTTTCCCCCGAGTCTGCTTCAGCCGGGCTGGGCGTCCTCTGCTGGGTGTCGCCTTAAGACCAAGACAGCGGTGGAACGCCGAACACCGACTCCTGATCGCCGCCCTGCCCGCCTTCTGCGGCGCAAAGAGGAGCCGACTGGTTCCGGAATGCCGAGACATCCAGAGGCGATGCCTTCAGGGAGAGAGTCTCTGGCACCGGAGACAGATCGGGCATCAGCATCAACAGACCCTGTACCGCGTCTGCCAGGGCCAGATGGCCGCCCGGCAGCGCCACGATGTCCATAGGCGTTCCGAACATCTTGCGCTGAGTCACGGTGAAACGCGCCAGATCGACGACCGTGACCGCGCCGCTGCGGTCGGTGAGATAGGCGCTGCCACCCTGCACGCTCAGTTTGTCGGGCGTGCCCACCACCTTGACTTCACGCACGATACGGCCGCTACCGTTCAGCTCCAGCAGTCGCCCTTTCACGTCGAGCACCAGCAGCCGCCCCTTCCAGGCCTCAAGCGCCACCGGAGCGCCGCCCACCGCGTAGGTGTGCAGCAGCTTTTGTCCATCGTCCGAAAGAACGAAGACCTGCCCGGTGGTGTGCTGGGTGGTATACAGCTGCCCGTTCAGCGCCAGTACGCCGTCCATCAGATCGTGCTGGGCAAGCTGGGTGGGAGCGGCCAGCGAGGTGTGCGACACGGCATTGAGCGTGCCGCCCCCGAAGGTCAGGAGTTCTCCGCTGGCTGCCGTCTTGACGAAGACCCGGCCACCCAGCACGGCCAGCCCTGCCGCGCCGCCGGGTGCTGGCATGGTGCCCTCGACGCGGCCCCGGCCCATGTTCAGCACCACCACGCGCTCGTTGGCGGCGTCAAGCAGATAGGCGCGGCCTCCCTCGAACACGCCGCCCGTGTACCACGCTGGCCGTGCCTGTGCCAGCGAGACGCGCTCCAGATGCCCGTCGCTCCGGCGAATCGTCAGCGAGTCTCTGGACGCATTACTGGTGGCAATGACCACCTGTGACCCGGCTGCCACCACCACATCGGCTCGCCGCAGCACCGGACTGGCAGGCCAGAGGTTCAGCGCCAGCAACCCCGCTCCCAGCGCTGCCGCCAGGCCCAGCCCCAGCGCCGCCCAGCCGCGCCCCGCAGAGCTGGCACGGGACGCGGGAGCCGCCGGAAGAGAGAGAGGTTTCGGCGCTTCAGAGGCCGCCGCGCTCGCCAGCAGTCTGGCGCGGAGCGCTGGCGGCGGCGCGACTTCGGGGGCCGCGTGCAGCAGTCCGGTCAGCACGCGGCTCAGCTCGGCAGCTTCGGCGGTGCAGTCGGGGCAGGTCGCCAGATGGCCGCGCACCGACTGGGCCTCCTGCTCGGTGGCGTCGCCCAGCAGAAACGCGGGCAGGGCGTCTCGGCATTCCTCGCAGGTGTTCACAGCTCATCCTCCTCGGATTCCAGCAGACCGCGCAGCCGATCCAGCGCATATTTCAGGCGGCTCTTGACCGTTCCGACCGGCACCGCCATCGCCTCGGCGATCTCCTCGCGCGACTCTCCCCGGTAAAACGCACGCTCAACCGTCTCGCGCTGCACCGGCTTGAGCGTTGCCAGCGCCGCTACGATCCGGCCCGACTGCGCCCGCTCCTCGGCCTTCTCCGGCAGATTCACGCGCTCGTCGGCGAACGGCAGCGGCTGGCCTTCCTCGTCTTCGAGCGACTGGGTGAAACGCACGCCGCGCAGCCGCGAGATGGCCGCATTCCGAACGATGGTCAGCAGGAAGGTCGAGAAGGCGGCGCGGCCCGGATCGAACAGGGCGGGCCGCTCCCAGAGTTTCATAAACGCGTCGTGAACCGTCTCCTGAGCCGCCGACTGGTCGCGCAGCACCTGAAGCGCCAGTCCGTAGGCCGCGCCGCTATACCGGTCGTACAGGGTCGCCAGCGCCGACTGGTCGCGCTGCACGAAGCGGGCGAGCAGCGCCGTGTCGTCCTCGTCCACGGGGGCAGGCACGGGCACAGTCGCCACCTTCCTCGCGGGCGCGTTGCCAGCAGGCATGTTCCGGCGGTCGTCGCGCATCGGCTGCATTGTACCGGGCCACAGGGTCGTCACTCTTCTACCTCTGATTCTTATACGCCGCTGCTCGCCCAGAAGTTCAGGTGATGAGGAACTCTCGCCCGCGCCCCCCTGTCCATGAAGAAAGGCGATTTGAACTTCCTGGCAGCGCGGCGCGTACTTGAATGTGAAACGGTCGTTCAGCGCCATCCCCGGCAGGTCGCCGCTCTCAGATCTTTCCTTTTCCAGACGCACGTTCACCCGCTCACTTCACCCGCCTGCTGCTCAGATCGACTCTGTCCAGACAGACGGTGACGTAAGAAGTTCAGAGGCCCCTATGACCGATCCGAACAAGAAGCCGCAGGAACCCGCCTCCCGTATCGTCACGCCCGCGTCTTCCCGCCGTGAATTTCTGAAGAGCGCGGGCCTGTTCACCGGAACAGCGGCGCTGCTGGGCGGCGGACTGGAACTGCTCAGCCGTCATCCGGGCGCGTCGGCCGAGTCTGCGGCGCCGGGCAGTCCGATCGTGCAGGCCAAGCGTCCGCTGGGGCCATACGACACCTCTGAACCCATCACGCCCTACGAGCAGGCGACCACCTACAACAATTACTACGAATTCGGCACCGACAAGGCCGACCCGGCACGAATGGCGGGCACGCTGCACACCCGCCCCTGGACCGTCAAAATCGACGGCGAGGTCAAGAAGCCGCAGACGGTGGACATCGATACCTTGCAGTCGTGGTTTCCACTGGAAGACCGCATCTACCGGATGCGCTGCGTCGAGGGCTGGTCGATGGTGATGCCCTGGCTGGGCTTTCCGCTCGGCAGCCTGATTCGCCGCCTGGAGCCGACCAGCAAGGCCAAATACGTGCAGT is a genomic window of Deinococcus sp. KNUC1210 containing:
- a CDS encoding TetR/AcrR family transcriptional regulator, producing the protein MTAVEHRKRLAAADRRQQILDASADLFVSRGFEAVSMADIAQVLQVSRPTVYSYFTSPEAVLDSLMTERLHLLWTRLEVQIVALMPGRSGTPPPPQMYAALFHFLLDERQTLELLHCGGGPGFQARRLAFLGELARRLEVLRPSILRFPHLPMLLTHLLDSVAFSAVRLPPEHAEELAQTLDAFVRGGVTGLPGHDSPEDGSTETG
- a CDS encoding phosphatase PAP2 family protein yields the protein MARLLNTSLTRFRPAALLRLLLGILLPLLVVGALAEDVLEPQRRLLESPTLLWIHAHSSAALDHLAVVLATVGGAAVIAPLSALIAALLWWRWRQATPFFVVAVLGAALLNGLMKVAFHSPRPELWPRLVQESGASFPSGHSMYSAAFVLAVTLLLWRTPLRWPALVLGVLFSLLVGYSRLVLGVHYPTDVLAGWLTGTAWVLGTYSLLHPFGRSLWRVRT
- a CDS encoding EthD family reductase; the encoded protein is MYKLTVLYPLPADTAAFDAHYSAVHLPLVHELPGLLRVEVAHVVATPDGSTPPYYLMTELYFADIESLQAGMGGPQGQAAAADMSNFSSGATMLVCAVTS
- a CDS encoding aldo/keto reductase codes for the protein MPERPEEVTRSPRLGLGLAALGRPGYINLGHASDLERDYDPQVMQSRAFEVLDAAHAGGIRHFDAARSYGLAETFLALWLTARGVGRSDVVVSSKWGYTYTAQWQVQAAQHEVKDHSLAAFERQWPESKALLGAWLRLYLVHSVTPESPLLTDAATLERLVRLRDLGIMPGLSVSGPHQAEVIERALMLTVDGQPVFGAVQATYNLLEQSAGPMLRAAHAAGWSVYVKEALANGRLTARAASLPAELTDLSQQRALTPDALALAFVLVQPFADVVLSGATTPAHLHSNLSAEQVQLGGTETALLAQAAESPQTYWQTRSNLRWN
- a CDS encoding zf-HC2 domain-containing protein, whose translation is MNTCEECRDALPAFLLGDATEQEAQSVRGHLATCPDCTAEAAELSRVLTGLLHAAPEVAPPPALRARLLASAAASEAPKPLSLPAAPASRASSAGRGWAALGLGLAAALGAGLLALNLWPASPVLRRADVVVAAGSQVVIATSNASRDSLTIRRSDGHLERVSLAQARPAWYTGGVFEGGRAYLLDAANERVVVLNMGRGRVEGTMPAPGGAAGLAVLGGRVFVKTAASGELLTFGGGTLNAVSHTSLAAPTQLAQHDLMDGVLALNGQLYTTQHTTGQVFVLSDDGQKLLHTYAVGGAPVALEAWKGRLLVLDVKGRLLELNGSGRIVREVKVVGTPDKLSVQGGSAYLTDRSGAVTVVDLARFTVTQRKMFGTPMDIVALPGGHLALADAVQGLLMLMPDLSPVPETLSLKASPLDVSAFRNQSAPLCAAEGGQGGDQESVFGVPPLSWS
- a CDS encoding RNA polymerase sigma factor, producing MRDDRRNMPAGNAPARKVATVPVPAPVDEDDTALLARFVQRDQSALATLYDRYSGAAYGLALQVLRDQSAAQETVHDAFMKLWERPALFDPGRAAFSTFLLTIVRNAAISRLRGVRFTQSLEDEEGQPLPFADERVNLPEKAEERAQSGRIVAALATLKPVQRETVERAFYRGESREEIAEAMAVPVGTVKSRLKYALDRLRGLLESEEDEL
- the msrP gene encoding protein-methionine-sulfoxide reductase catalytic subunit MsrP produces the protein MTDPNKKPQEPASRIVTPASSRREFLKSAGLFTGTAALLGGGLELLSRHPGASAESAAPGSPIVQAKRPLGPYDTSEPITPYEQATTYNNYYEFGTDKADPARMAGTLHTRPWTVKIDGEVKKPQTVDIDTLQSWFPLEDRIYRMRCVEGWSMVMPWLGFPLGSLIRRLEPTSKAKYVQFTALLDPKQFPGQRADVLNWPYVEGLRLDEALHPLAFMAVGLNGRILPGQNGAPLRLVVPWKYGFKGIKAIVRITLTAKQPQTTWSLAAPDEYGFYANVNPKVDHPRWSQATERRIGELSRRATLPFNGYAKEVASLYSGMDLRKYF